In the genome of Eggerthella sp. YY7918, one region contains:
- a CDS encoding tetratricopeptide repeat protein, with amino-acid sequence MNNEVFQQARARYARRDFEGALDAYTRCLQDGQPLAPGEMGLLYHQIGNCLVKLKNPNEAIHAYTQATADASYDACGAVNYNLGMAYASLHDYEDAVKHFEISVSDAKYDAAYKAYTGMGNALLKLGKSAEAGVAFREAALDERNPDPTKALLNLGVCFMALNRAADAVASYESALQFDMQPDTRNKLYANLGQAYVACGQMQKAVNAFEESISDKTYFLSDSASVDYQRAIAAVAQGTSEVTQVIPALSSGADMSGLDVAADGSAVYVDQDPYASAQDPYYYADPYGQPSPYGSPEGEDRFFNASDEELEQWSRGLAKQDRKRRNVGLKIIITIFILLLIALGAGVFLYTQGWGYPTQETVVKELFADPQAATSTVFAPEVSAEQATNMTDLLVQDGDVAVDGMERAMSDSVVYVTATTEQGGDVQYKVSLVRDLIGWKVSDVELYFPSQN; translated from the coding sequence ATGAACAACGAGGTATTCCAGCAAGCTCGCGCCCGCTATGCGCGCAGGGATTTCGAAGGTGCGTTGGATGCGTATACGCGCTGCTTGCAAGACGGACAGCCACTTGCTCCGGGTGAGATGGGGCTTTTATATCACCAAATAGGCAATTGTCTCGTCAAGCTGAAAAACCCGAATGAGGCTATTCATGCCTATACTCAGGCGACGGCCGACGCATCCTACGACGCGTGCGGTGCGGTGAACTACAACCTGGGCATGGCCTACGCCTCGCTGCACGACTACGAGGACGCGGTCAAGCATTTCGAGATATCGGTATCTGATGCCAAGTATGATGCGGCCTACAAGGCCTATACCGGCATGGGCAACGCGCTTCTCAAGCTGGGAAAGTCGGCAGAGGCCGGCGTTGCTTTTCGTGAAGCGGCGCTTGACGAAAGGAATCCCGATCCCACCAAAGCCCTGTTGAACCTGGGTGTATGCTTCATGGCGCTCAACCGTGCTGCCGATGCAGTCGCCTCGTACGAAAGTGCGTTGCAGTTCGACATGCAGCCCGATACGCGCAACAAGCTCTATGCCAATCTGGGACAGGCCTACGTTGCCTGCGGGCAGATGCAAAAGGCGGTCAACGCCTTCGAGGAATCCATCTCCGATAAAACCTACTTCCTCAGCGACTCGGCAAGCGTCGATTACCAGCGTGCCATTGCGGCGGTTGCGCAGGGAACATCGGAAGTGACTCAGGTTATTCCGGCTCTTTCGTCGGGCGCCGACATGTCTGGTTTGGATGTTGCGGCCGATGGTTCGGCTGTGTATGTCGACCAAGATCCGTATGCCAGCGCGCAGGACCCGTACTATTACGCCGATCCCTACGGCCAGCCGAGTCCTTACGGTTCGCCTGAAGGGGAGGATCGCTTCTTTAATGCAAGCGATGAAGAGCTGGAGCAGTGGTCGCGTGGTCTTGCAAAGCAGGATCGTAAGCGCCGCAACGTTGGGCTCAAGATTATCATCACCATCTTTATACTTCTGTTGATTGCGCTGGGAGCCGGGGTGTTCCTGTATACGCAGGGCTGGGGCTATCCGACGCAGGAAACCGTCGTCAAAGAACTCTTTGCCGATCCTCAAGCGGCAACTTCGACCGTGTTCGCTCCCGAAGTGTCGGCCGAGCAGGCGACCAATATGACCGACCTTCTTGTTCAGGACGGCGATGTCGCCGTGGATGGCATGGAGCGCGCGATGAGCGATTCGGTCGTGTATGTTACAGCAACAACCGAGCAGGGCGGTGACGTTCAGTACAAGGTAAGCCTGGTGCGCGATCTCATCGGTTGGAAGGTCTCGGATGTCGAGCTGTATTTCCCCAGTCAGAATTAA
- a CDS encoding NADH ubiquinone oxidoreductase, which produces MSGYCIACQEKPTAPRVVVTGLASCFGCQLQITNIEAHLMEVLGQIDLRYWQLTSSEPMPDEFDVAIIEGAVTTEESEATVRALRERAHTLIAIGACATTAGIPGMAASSFLERPAEVYDRVPTACGEMIVPRPVSAVVKVDYEVYCCPVDSLDFVDVLHRVLYGSNKAFPTKTMCGDCKRNETSCFFGAGTLCLGLVTRAGCGARCVNLGRPCNGCRGLSPDANLSSARETVERYGVSVADFDQALEMFNQVNPALRDNE; this is translated from the coding sequence ATGAGCGGTTACTGCATTGCCTGTCAGGAGAAACCCACCGCGCCACGTGTTGTGGTGACGGGGTTGGCCAGCTGCTTTGGTTGCCAATTGCAGATCACCAACATCGAAGCGCACCTCATGGAGGTGCTCGGCCAGATTGATCTGCGCTATTGGCAGCTCACTTCATCCGAACCCATGCCTGATGAGTTCGACGTCGCCATTATCGAGGGCGCGGTGACCACCGAGGAATCGGAGGCGACCGTGCGCGCCCTGCGCGAGCGTGCCCATACGCTCATCGCCATCGGCGCCTGCGCCACGACGGCGGGTATCCCCGGCATGGCCGCTTCAAGCTTTCTTGAGCGTCCCGCCGAGGTGTATGATCGCGTGCCGACGGCGTGCGGGGAAATGATTGTGCCCCGACCGGTAAGTGCCGTTGTCAAGGTGGATTACGAGGTGTACTGCTGCCCCGTGGACTCGCTTGACTTTGTCGACGTGCTGCACCGCGTCCTGTACGGCTCAAACAAGGCGTTTCCCACCAAGACGATGTGTGGCGACTGCAAGCGCAACGAAACAAGCTGCTTTTTTGGGGCGGGGACGCTGTGTCTCGGCTTGGTGACACGAGCAGGGTGTGGGGCGCGTTGCGTCAATCTGGGACGTCCCTGCAACGGGTGTCGGGGTCTTTCTCCCGATGCCAATCTGTCCTCCGCGCGCGAAACGGTTGAGCGCTATGGTGTTTCCGTGGCCGACTTCGACCAAGCGCTTGAAATGTTCAACCAGGTAAATCCCGCATTGCGCGATAACGAGTAA
- the mreD gene encoding rod shape-determining protein MreD: protein MNLTRENVVVAVGALIAVLLQLIVAPHIAVLAVQPNILLAYTLVVAIVRPLDAGPVLPFFLGLIYDLLGTGPVGGMALLFVLASFAASRAFSILDNDTLFMPLTILVVATFVVEMLYGALMVGLGLSQSALDALVYRALPCSLYDCAIGLVLYPIFGHLLSGGSQDREMHAPRLR from the coding sequence GTGAACTTGACGCGTGAAAACGTGGTGGTTGCCGTAGGCGCTCTCATCGCAGTTCTCCTGCAGCTTATCGTGGCGCCTCATATTGCGGTGCTGGCGGTTCAGCCCAATATTCTGCTGGCCTATACACTTGTTGTCGCCATTGTGCGGCCGCTCGATGCCGGCCCGGTGTTGCCGTTTTTCCTTGGGCTTATCTACGATCTTTTAGGCACGGGCCCGGTGGGCGGTATGGCTTTGCTGTTTGTGCTTGCTTCGTTTGCCGCCTCGCGCGCTTTTTCGATTCTCGATAACGACACGCTGTTCATGCCGCTCACTATTCTGGTTGTGGCCACGTTTGTGGTTGAGATGCTCTACGGAGCGCTCATGGTGGGTTTAGGCTTGTCGCAGAGTGCTCTCGATGCGCTTGTCTACCGCGCATTGCCGTGTTCGCTCTACGATTGCGCGATAGGGCTTGTGCTGTATCCAATCTTTGGGCATCTGCTTTCTGGTGGGAGTCAGGATCGTGAGATGCACGCACCCCGGCTGCGATAG
- a CDS encoding Ni/Fe hydrogenase subunit alpha — translation MTKTAIQVDHIARVEGHGNVHVVIEDGVVKTVEMNVVEPARLFESMVRGRRFEEIPYIASRICGICSASHVVTDLRAIERVFGVEVTPRTRALRELLVYGSYLQNHASHLFVFAVPDFVGHKSVFPLADENPELFQQALGLKALGNELCTRVGGRSIHPITAVVGGFTHELEAADYLELANKMDAAMEFALQTVDLFSGFAVPDIASQGDMLAMVEPNYYPVECSNIARFLKAGIEFDANEVGDNLEEYTVAHSAALLCRVRSTGDPFFTGALARVNASWEHLGQKAKIAAAKAGLRPPEYNPFMNNVAQAVELVDALDRCAGLCRALAEPGAIEGSSEPVAFEVRAGRGVGFTEAPRGALFHDLELDDEGRVVHASIMTPTAQNVANLEADMRLLAEKMVATAAEKDDIQLEIEKLVRAYDPCLSCSVH, via the coding sequence ATGACGAAAACCGCCATACAGGTCGATCATATTGCCCGCGTCGAGGGCCACGGCAACGTGCATGTGGTTATCGAAGATGGGGTTGTGAAAACGGTCGAAATGAACGTGGTCGAGCCGGCGCGCCTGTTTGAAAGTATGGTGCGCGGCCGCCGCTTCGAGGAAATTCCCTACATTGCCTCGCGTATCTGCGGCATTTGCTCGGCCAGCCACGTGGTGACCGATCTGCGCGCTATCGAGCGTGTGTTCGGCGTAGAGGTAACTCCGCGCACCCGCGCTCTGCGCGAACTGCTGGTGTATGGCTCGTATCTGCAAAATCACGCTTCGCACTTGTTTGTGTTTGCTGTGCCTGATTTCGTCGGGCACAAAAGCGTCTTTCCCTTGGCTGACGAGAATCCCGAGCTGTTCCAGCAGGCGCTCGGCCTCAAAGCGCTCGGCAACGAACTGTGCACGCGTGTGGGCGGGCGCAGCATCCATCCCATCACCGCGGTGGTGGGCGGGTTCACACACGAGCTTGAGGCGGCAGACTATCTTGAGCTTGCGAACAAAATGGATGCGGCGATGGAATTTGCGCTTCAGACCGTTGATCTGTTCAGCGGCTTTGCGGTGCCTGACATTGCTTCTCAGGGCGACATGCTGGCTATGGTTGAGCCAAACTATTACCCGGTGGAATGCTCCAATATCGCGCGCTTTTTGAAGGCGGGCATCGAATTTGACGCGAACGAAGTAGGCGACAACCTCGAAGAATATACGGTGGCGCACTCGGCAGCGCTGCTGTGTCGCGTGCGTTCGACCGGCGATCCGTTCTTCACGGGGGCCCTTGCACGAGTGAACGCTTCATGGGAGCACTTGGGACAGAAAGCCAAGATTGCTGCTGCAAAAGCGGGATTGCGTCCGCCGGAGTACAATCCATTTATGAATAACGTCGCGCAGGCCGTCGAGCTGGTGGACGCGCTGGATCGCTGTGCGGGCCTCTGTCGGGCTTTGGCCGAACCGGGTGCGATTGAGGGTTCAAGCGAACCCGTTGCGTTTGAGGTGCGCGCAGGTCGAGGTGTTGGCTTTACGGAAGCGCCGCGGGGTGCGCTGTTCCACGACCTTGAGCTTGACGACGAGGGTCGTGTGGTGCATGCCTCCATCATGACGCCCACGGCGCAAAATGTCGCAAATCTTGAAGCCGATATGCGTCTTTTGGCGGAAAAGATGGTTGCCACTGCTGCCGAAAAAGACGACATACAGCTTGAGATCGAAAAACTGGTTCGCGCCTACGATCCCTGTCTTTCGTGCAGCGTGCATTAA
- a CDS encoding rod shape-determining protein gives MSFLDAFSGLTGQMSTDMAIDLGTANTLVAIPGEGIVVNEPSVVAIEKSTHRVLAVGHEAKNMINHTPEAFSAEHPLHDGVVADYDVTEAMISAFINKAAPRKYPWQAKPRIVICIPCGATSVEKRAVFEAAIQAGARQAYLIEEPMAAAMGADLPVTEPTGSMVVDIGGGTTEVAVISLGGIVTSSSLRLAGNRMDEAIAMHLRDLLGIKVGERTAEVIKIKIGSILPFEDGRERDMIISGQDVVTEQPKEVTIQSEDVRAALVGPCEEMVIHIKETFKKTNPDLASDIIQNGILLTGGGGLLSGLDRYLTDKLEIPVWVSETALTNVVMGCLKVLETPTALKQTLMRSK, from the coding sequence ATGTCCTTTTTAGACGCGTTCTCGGGTTTGACCGGCCAGATGTCCACGGACATGGCTATCGACCTTGGAACTGCAAATACATTAGTTGCCATACCCGGCGAAGGTATCGTTGTGAACGAGCCTTCCGTTGTGGCTATCGAGAAGAGCACGCATCGTGTGCTCGCCGTGGGCCACGAAGCCAAAAATATGATCAACCACACGCCCGAGGCGTTCTCGGCCGAACATCCGCTGCATGACGGTGTGGTGGCCGACTATGACGTGACCGAGGCGATGATTTCGGCATTTATCAACAAGGCTGCGCCGCGCAAGTATCCGTGGCAGGCCAAGCCGCGCATTGTTATCTGCATTCCCTGCGGCGCCACCTCGGTGGAAAAGCGTGCGGTCTTCGAGGCTGCTATTCAGGCAGGCGCGCGTCAGGCCTACCTCATCGAAGAGCCGATGGCGGCAGCCATGGGTGCCGACCTGCCCGTTACCGAGCCCACCGGTTCGATGGTGGTCGATATCGGTGGCGGCACCACGGAAGTGGCGGTCATTTCGCTCGGCGGTATTGTGACCTCTTCATCGCTGCGTCTTGCGGGTAACCGCATGGACGAAGCGATCGCCATGCATCTGCGCGATCTTTTGGGCATCAAGGTGGGCGAGCGCACGGCTGAGGTCATCAAGATCAAAATCGGCTCCATTCTGCCGTTTGAGGACGGACGCGAACGCGACATGATCATCTCGGGTCAGGACGTGGTGACCGAGCAGCCCAAGGAAGTGACCATCCAGTCCGAGGACGTGCGCGCTGCGCTCGTGGGTCCGTGCGAGGAAATGGTCATCCACATTAAGGAAACTTTTAAGAAGACCAACCCCGACCTTGCCTCCGATATCATCCAAAACGGCATCTTGCTTACCGGCGGCGGCGGTCTTCTGTCGGGTTTGGATCGCTATTTGACCGACAAACTGGAAATTCCCGTATGGGTGAGCGAAACGGCTCTGACCAACGTGGTTATGGGTTGTTTGAAAGTTCTTGAGACGCCGACGGCGCTCAAGCAGACGCTCATGCGATCAAAGTAA
- a CDS encoding 4Fe-4S dicluster domain-containing protein, with amino-acid sequence MLYRVIDATELPSLVSAFMETYEVVAPVKRDRSYVFEAVESFDDIELGYDTTVSSPKKYLLPPVETLLKFDARDNTVTDFAAEIVPRVIFGAHACDINALNRLDLVLRNGRLPDPYYVARREATLIVGIGCMPTETCFCHLWGADEARFGYDLFLQDIGNGTYLVSISSVEAANILESSCNPRMATDEDRSAFRQTARRRQEAFNPDIPDIQDVSMLMDTFHDDPYWEELGGRCLSCTACSAVCPTCFCFDIRDVLDPSGQTGQRDRVWDACTAPQFAEVAGGHNFRGIEHDRVRHRMYHKLNGFMENYDRMLCVGCGRCVKACKAQINPIEVLKFFERKGAEDAE; translated from the coding sequence ATGCTCTATCGCGTCATCGATGCAACTGAGCTTCCCTCGCTCGTGTCGGCATTCATGGAAACCTACGAAGTGGTAGCTCCGGTCAAGCGTGACCGGAGCTACGTGTTCGAGGCCGTGGAATCGTTTGACGACATTGAGCTTGGATACGACACAACGGTTTCATCACCCAAAAAGTACCTTCTGCCGCCGGTTGAAACGCTGCTCAAGTTTGATGCGCGTGACAATACCGTGACCGACTTTGCGGCCGAAATTGTTCCCCGTGTTATTTTTGGTGCGCATGCGTGCGATATCAATGCGCTGAACAGGCTTGATCTTGTGTTGCGCAATGGGCGTTTGCCCGATCCTTACTACGTCGCGCGACGCGAGGCCACGCTTATCGTCGGTATCGGCTGCATGCCGACCGAAACTTGTTTTTGCCATCTATGGGGGGCCGACGAAGCTCGTTTCGGCTACGATTTGTTCTTGCAGGACATCGGCAACGGCACCTATCTGGTGAGTATCTCAAGCGTTGAAGCCGCGAACATCTTGGAAAGTTCCTGCAATCCGCGTATGGCGACCGATGAGGATCGCAGCGCATTTCGCCAGACGGCACGTCGTCGTCAGGAGGCATTCAACCCCGATATCCCCGATATTCAGGATGTGTCCATGCTTATGGACACCTTCCATGACGATCCTTACTGGGAGGAGCTCGGCGGGCGGTGCCTGTCGTGTACGGCGTGTTCGGCCGTGTGTCCCACCTGTTTCTGCTTCGACATTCGCGATGTTTTGGATCCTTCTGGTCAGACCGGGCAGCGCGATCGGGTGTGGGATGCGTGCACGGCGCCGCAGTTCGCCGAGGTCGCGGGCGGCCATAACTTCCGTGGCATCGAACATGATCGAGTGCGGCACCGCATGTATCATAAACTCAATGGCTTTATGGAAAACTACGACCGTATGTTGTGCGTGGGGTGCGGGCGCTGCGTGAAGGCCTGTAAGGCCCAGATCAATCCGATCGAGGTGCTCAAATTCTTCGAGCGGAAGGGGGCTGAAGATGCCGAATAG
- a CDS encoding FAD/NAD(P)-binding protein has product MPNSCAVSTVQVAPFVDTPSPLSGTELMAANPYRPWPARITSIVELTATEKLFEFRLIDERIREAFRHEPGQFVEVSIFGVGEAPISISSSPSKHGFIELCVRRTGAFTEVLHTMQCGDIVGLRGPFGRGFPFEEMKGHDILLVAGGLGIAPLRSLINNIHDERSEFGNVTIIYGSKNPSEVMFRQQFEMWRHRKDFDLYLTVDHPDATWDGEVGLVTKPFEHLDIDATNTFGAVCGPPVMYRFVIDEMRKKNISYDHIYVSFERHMKCGMGKCGHCQIGHQYVCIDGPVFNYWEAKNIQGSM; this is encoded by the coding sequence ATGCCGAATAGTTGCGCTGTTTCAACCGTTCAGGTTGCACCGTTTGTCGATACTCCGTCTCCGCTTTCCGGTACCGAGTTGATGGCGGCGAACCCGTATCGGCCTTGGCCTGCGCGTATCACCTCTATCGTGGAGCTTACCGCCACCGAAAAACTCTTCGAGTTTCGTCTTATCGACGAGCGTATCCGCGAGGCGTTTCGCCACGAGCCGGGCCAGTTTGTCGAGGTGTCCATCTTCGGGGTGGGCGAAGCGCCCATTTCCATTTCCAGCTCGCCGTCAAAGCATGGTTTTATCGAGCTGTGCGTTCGTCGCACGGGCGCGTTCACCGAGGTGCTGCACACCATGCAGTGCGGCGACATTGTGGGATTGCGCGGTCCGTTCGGTCGCGGATTTCCGTTTGAGGAGATGAAGGGCCACGACATTCTTTTGGTGGCGGGGGGCTTAGGCATTGCCCCTTTGCGCTCCCTCATCAACAATATTCACGACGAGCGCAGCGAATTCGGCAACGTTACCATCATTTATGGGTCGAAGAATCCCTCCGAGGTGATGTTTCGCCAGCAATTTGAAATGTGGCGTCATCGCAAGGACTTCGACTTGTATTTGACCGTCGATCATCCCGATGCCACCTGGGATGGCGAGGTGGGCCTGGTCACGAAGCCGTTTGAGCACTTGGATATTGACGCGACCAACACCTTCGGCGCGGTGTGCGGTCCGCCAGTCATGTATCGCTTCGTCATCGACGAGATGCGCAAGAAGAATATCAGCTATGACCACATCTACGTGAGCTTCGAGCGGCACATGAAGTGCGGTATGGGCAAGTGCGGCCATTGTCAGATTGGGCATCAGTACGTTTGTATCGACGGGCCGGTGTTTAACTACTGGGAAGCGAAAAACATTCAGGGGTCGATGTGA
- a CDS encoding peptidylprolyl isomerase: MAQYTPEYQPTGDEIAVIKTSKGDVRVQLAGKEAPIHVGNFVELARKGFYDNLKFHRYVPGFVIQGGCPNTRDLSSDEVVKKAGNPFAGLGTGGPGYTIKEEFSTNPNNKHLDGALAMARSQDPNSAGSQFYLCLGAQPMLDSGYTVFGQTIEGMDVIGQLRVGDVIEGIEIENAAE; the protein is encoded by the coding sequence ATGGCGCAGTACACTCCGGAATACCAACCGACCGGCGACGAAATTGCCGTTATCAAAACGTCAAAGGGAGACGTTCGCGTGCAGCTGGCCGGCAAAGAGGCGCCCATTCATGTGGGCAACTTTGTCGAGTTGGCGCGTAAAGGCTTCTATGACAATCTGAAGTTTCATCGATATGTTCCCGGGTTCGTTATTCAGGGCGGTTGCCCCAATACGCGCGACCTTTCCTCTGACGAGGTTGTGAAAAAGGCTGGCAATCCTTTTGCGGGTCTTGGTACAGGCGGTCCGGGCTATACCATTAAAGAAGAGTTTTCCACGAACCCCAACAATAAGCACCTTGATGGCGCCCTTGCGATGGCTCGTTCACAGGATCCGAATTCAGCCGGTTCACAGTTTTACCTGTGCCTCGGTGCACAGCCCATGCTCGACTCGGGCTATACGGTGTTCGGACAGACTATTGAGGGCATGGATGTTATCGGTCAGCTCCGCGTGGGCGATGTGATCGAGGGCATCGAGATCGAGAACGCGGCCGAATAA
- the mreC gene encoding rod shape-determining protein MreC yields MALNFQQNGSAFIRRVLFAVCIVVSLVMVTLYAREGQDGPLHSVQAAVSGAVAPVAYVGTAAGSGVETAGQSIGDLAADASTLSQLKEANAELVGLLAQAEEYRQEAQRLQGLLNMRDAYDIDGVGARVIGKSATAWDQTVTIDKGSAEGVDSGLTVMGSTGVIGQVVRTTEHTATVRLLTDQNSGAAAMVQSSRAQGIVRGSLEGLLYLEDLDARAEVQVGDVIVTSGLGGSYTRGLIIGTVVKADAQQGEATRRVVVSPNDEATSLEEVLVVFNVGSATDKQNGDSNGDNGGDAS; encoded by the coding sequence ATGGCTCTTAACTTTCAACAAAACGGATCGGCGTTTATTCGTCGAGTGCTGTTTGCCGTCTGCATTGTCGTATCGCTTGTCATGGTGACCCTGTATGCGCGCGAGGGGCAAGATGGTCCTCTCCATTCGGTTCAAGCAGCGGTATCCGGTGCAGTTGCTCCCGTTGCCTACGTGGGTACGGCTGCAGGATCGGGCGTTGAGACGGCAGGACAGAGCATCGGGGATCTGGCGGCCGATGCCTCTACGCTCAGCCAGCTTAAAGAGGCAAACGCCGAACTCGTGGGATTGCTTGCCCAGGCTGAAGAATATCGGCAGGAGGCCCAGCGTCTTCAGGGGCTGCTCAATATGCGCGATGCCTACGATATCGACGGGGTGGGCGCCCGCGTCATCGGCAAGAGCGCCACGGCATGGGATCAGACGGTTACCATCGACAAAGGTTCTGCCGAAGGCGTTGACAGCGGCTTGACGGTTATGGGCTCCACGGGCGTTATTGGCCAGGTGGTACGTACAACGGAGCATACGGCAACCGTTCGTTTGCTTACCGACCAGAACAGCGGTGCGGCGGCTATGGTACAGTCCAGCCGAGCGCAGGGTATTGTACGTGGTTCGCTTGAGGGTTTGCTCTATCTTGAAGATTTGGACGCCCGCGCCGAAGTTCAGGTAGGCGATGTGATTGTGACCTCGGGGCTGGGAGGCAGTTACACCCGCGGCCTTATCATCGGCACCGTGGTTAAGGCCGACGCGCAACAGGGTGAAGCCACGCGTCGCGTGGTGGTGTCGCCCAACGATGAGGCTACGTCGCTTGAGGAAGTGCTGGTGGTATTCAACGTCGGTTCGGCAACGGACAAGCAAAATGGCGATTCAAACGGTGACAATGGGGGTGATGCCTCGTGA
- the ndk gene encoding nucleoside-diphosphate kinase has translation MAVQRTYSMIKPDGVRNGHIGEIVNRFERAGLTIERMEMGMVTPEQAAANYAEHEGKPFYEGLISYITSGPVVKMVVSGEGAVAKCRALMGATNPAEAAPGTIRGDFGLIMDENVIHGSDSPESAEREIGVFFPTA, from the coding sequence ATGGCAGTCCAAAGAACGTACAGTATGATCAAGCCCGACGGCGTACGCAACGGTCACATCGGTGAAATCGTCAACCGTTTTGAGCGCGCCGGTCTTACGATTGAGCGTATGGAGATGGGTATGGTTACGCCCGAGCAGGCAGCTGCCAACTACGCCGAGCACGAGGGCAAGCCGTTCTATGAAGGGCTTATTTCCTACATCACCAGTGGTCCGGTCGTGAAAATGGTCGTGTCTGGCGAGGGTGCGGTGGCAAAATGCCGTGCACTTATGGGTGCCACTAATCCGGCAGAAGCAGCCCCCGGTACGATTCGTGGCGATTTTGGTCTCATCATGGACGAGAATGTCATTCATGGATCAGATTCTCCCGAATCTGCTGAGCGTGAAATTGGGGTGTTCTTCCCGACAGCGTAA